The Cucurbita pepo subsp. pepo cultivar mu-cu-16 unplaced genomic scaffold, ASM280686v2 Cp4.1_scaffold000354, whole genome shotgun sequence genome includes a region encoding these proteins:
- the LOC111785064 gene encoding VIN3-like protein 2 has protein sequence MATDSSFDGAIFDSPKCSKLSMQEKRELVYEISRSHGACEKLQSWSRQDILQVLCAEMGKERKYTGLTKQKIIEHLLRLVSENKSSVPEVSKNVEPQSPASGHKTTKRQRKSDHLVPTSDFPSTSSHNDSGHTVSCKNLACRATLNPEDTFCRRCSCCICRQYDDNKDPSLWISCSAEPPFQGDSCNMSCHLECALKDERSGILKAGQSRGIDGSFYCVSCGKLNDLLGCCRKQLVHAKETRRVDILCYRVSLSQKLLHGTEKYKVLYQIVDESVKKLEAEVGPIAGAPVKMGRGIVNRLLSGPDVQKLCASAIEILDSMLSSKSLHIVPNPDIQDASFVPTNMVRFEDVRSTSLTLVLSCEYGSSSENRVGFTLWHRKADDADYPTEPTYILQQPKARCVVMGLSPATEYHFKIVLFEGTRELREFEVQFSTIREVEENPGCLEIERSQSHATNCSDLSNPSSVEDETTDILPYSDRTDNVGKNSTAHSKGMEMHSSAILSTDAFNLSDNGEEGTAAGTVPVLDEANAAGIVCLIPNSVGSKLENRHGPSAPKLNANNQLGALVRSGMERQPFVGCSEDGLPITPCKLEVLKDSLGRGERLESNCKDIDNRTRKGGEPQDGGTSKMRTGERQDDKCTENGLSDRDFEHYVKVIRWLECEGHIEKNFRQKFLTWYSLRASQQEVKIVKVFVDTFIEDPASLAEQLVDTFSECISSKKPTTTPPGFCMKLWH, from the exons ATGGCTACTGATTCTTCCTTTGATG GTGCTATTTTCGACTCGCCGAAATGTAGTAAGTTGAGTATGCAAGAGAAGAGAGAACTTGTTTATGAAATTTCGAGGTCACACGGTGCGTGTGAGAAACTGCAGTCATGGAGTCGTCAAGACATTCTACAAGTCCTGTGTGCAGAGAtggggaaagaaaggaaatatACAGGCTTGACGAAGCAGAAAATAATAGAGCATCTTTTGAGACTCGTATCCGAAAACAAGTCATCGGTGCCTGAggtttcgaaaaacgttgagCCACAGTCTCCTGCAAGTGGCCATAAAACTACCAAAAGGCAGAGGAAATCCGATCATCTAGTTCCTACAAGTGACTTTCCGAGCACTAGTTCTCATAATGATTCGGGTCATACGGTGAGCTGCAAGAACTTGGCTTGTCGAGCAACTCTAAATCCAGAAGATACGTTTTGTAGAAGGTGTTCTTGCTGCATCTGTCGTCAGTATGACGATAACAAGGATCCTAGCTTGTGGATAAGTTGCAGTGCGGAGCCTCCGTTTCAAGGTGACTCGTGCAACATGTCGTGTCATCTCGAATGTGCTTTAAAAGATGAAAGATCGGGCATTTTGAAAGCCGGACAAAGCAGGGGAATTGATGGGAGCTTCTACTGTGTGTCTTGTGGGAAACTAAACGATTTGCTTGG GTGCTGCAGAAAGCAACTAGTTCATGCAAAAGAAACACGAAGGGTCGACATACTGTGTTATCGTGTCTCTTTGAGCCAAAAGCTTCTCCATGGAACTGAAAAGTATAAAGTGCTTTATCAGATTGTTGATGAATCAGTGAAGAAGCTTGAAGCTGAAGTGGGACCAATAGCTGGTGCACCAGTAAAGATGGGTCGAGGTATCGTAAACAGGCTTTTATCGGGACCCGACGTTCAAAAACTCTGTGCTTCTGCTATTGAGATACTCGACTCGATGCTCTCCAGCAAATCCTTACATATTGTGCCTAATCCTGACATTCAAG ATGCAAGTTTTGTTCCGACAAACATGGTTCGTTTCGAAGATGTTCGGTCGACATCCCTCACTCTGGTTTTGAGTTGTGAATATGGATCATCCTCTGAGAACCGGGTTGGATTCACGTTATGGCACCGTAAGGCGGATGATGCAGATTATCCAACAGAACCAACATATATTCTACAACAACCGAAGGCGAGGTGTGTCGTGATGGGACTATCACCTGCTACTGAatatcatttcaaaattgttttgtttgaagggACAAGGGAGTTGAGGGAGTTTGAAGttcaattctcaacaattaGGGAGGTAGAAGAGAACCCAGGTTGTTTAGAAATTGAGAGAAGCCAAAGCCATGCAACCAACTGTAGCGACCTTTCGAATCCTTCTTCGGTTGAAGACGAAACTACCGACATTCTTCCCTATAGTGATCGAACCGATAACGTAGGAAAGAACTCGACCGCCCATTCAAAGGGCATGGAAATGCATTCCTCTGCTATTTTATCCACTGATGCTTTTAACCTCAGTGACAATGGTGAAGAAGGAACAGCAGCAGGAACAGTACCTGTGCTGGATGAGGCAAATGCTGCTGGTATTGTATGTTTGATTCCCAACTCTGTCGGATCAAAGCTCGAGAACAGGCATGGACCATCTGCGCCGAAACTCAACGCCAATAATCAATTAGGCGCTCTTGTTCGGTCTGGAATGGAGCGCCAGCCGTTCGTTGGCTGTTCTGAAGATGGCTTGCCTATTACACCCTGCAAGCTTGAAGTGCTAAAGGACAGTCTTGGTAGGGGTGAGAGACTGGAATCCAACTGCAAGGACATTGACAACAGGACTCGAAAAGGTGGGGAACCTCAAGATGGTGGCACGTCGAAGATGCGAACTGGGGAAAGACAGGACGATAAATGTACTGAAAATGGTCTTTCGGATCGGGATTTTGAACACTATGTGAAGGTTATTAGATGGTTAGAGTGCGAAGGACATATCGAAAAAAATTTCAGACAGAAGTTTCTTACTTGGTACAGCTTGAGAGCATCCCAACAAGAAGTGAAGATTGTGAAAGTGTTTGTGGATACCTTCATTGAAGATCCAGCATCTCTTGCAGAACAACTTGTAGATACTTTCTCGGAATGCATATCGAGCAAAAAACCGACGACGACACCGCCTGGGTTCTGCATGAAGCTGTGGCACTGA